Proteins encoded in a region of the Cataglyphis hispanica isolate Lineage 1 chromosome 14, ULB_Chis1_1.0, whole genome shotgun sequence genome:
- the LOC126854830 gene encoding DNA-directed RNA polymerases I, II, and III subunit RPABC1 has product MDDEDETYKLWRIRKTVMQLCHDRGYLVTQDELDQTLEQFKDQFGDKPSEKRPARSDLIVLVAHNDDPTDQLFVFFPDEPKIGIKTIKTYCTRMQEEKIHRAIIVVQNGMTPSAKQSLVDMAPKYILEQFLESELLINITEHELVPEHIVLTPDEKEELLTRYKLKENQLMRIQAGDPVARYFGLKRGQVVKIIRPSETAGRYISYRLVC; this is encoded by the exons ATGGATGATGAGGATGAGACATATAAATTGTGGCGCATCAGAAAAACAGTAATGCAATTGTGTCATGATAGAGGTTATCTCGTAACGCAGGATGAATTAGATCAGACATTGGAACAATTTAAAGATCAATTTGGCGACAAGCCGAGCGAGAAGAGACCGGCTAGGAGCGATCTCATTGTTCTTGTAGCGCATAATGATGATCCTACCGACCAATTGTTCGTCTTCTTCCCAGACGAGCCGAAAATTGGTATCAAAACTATAAAGACCTATTGCACACGGATGCAAGAGGAGAAGATTCACAG AGCAATTATTGTAGTCCAAAATGGCATGACACCTTCAGCTAAACAATCGTTAGTAGATATGGCACCAAAATACATACTAGAGCAATTCTTGGAATCTGAATTATTGATCAATATTACTGAACATGAATTGGTACCCGAGCATATTGTCTTAACTCCGGATGAGAAAGAAGAACTGCTaacgagatataaattaaaggagAATCAATTGATGCGAATACAAGCCGGCGATCCAGTGGCACGATACTTTGGTTTGAAGCGTGGACAAGTGGTCAAGATCATTAGGCCATCGGAAACTGCAGGgagatatatatcgtatagATTGGTTTGTtga
- the LOC126854829 gene encoding growth factor receptor-bound protein 2 isoform X1, translated as MEAIAKHDFTATAEDELSFRRSQVLKILNMEDDMNWYRAELDSREGLIPSNYIEMKSHDWYYGRITRADAERLLSNKHEGAFLIRISESSPGDFSLSVKCSDGVQHFKVLRDAQGKFFLWVVKFNSLNELVEYHRTASVSRSQDVKLRDMIPEECHRVKRLCHGFQCLVQALYDFTPQEPGELEFRRGDVITVTDRTDQHWWHGEIGNRRGLFPSTYVTPYHS; from the exons ATGGAGGCGATCGCGAAGCACGACTTCACGGCTACCGCCGAGGACGAGCTCAGCTTCCGCAGGAGTCAGGTCCTGAAG ATTCTGAACATGGAGGATGACATGAATTGGTATAGAGCTGAATTAGATTCTAGAGAAGGGCTTATACCAAGTAATTATATCGAGATGAAGAGCCATGA TTGGTATTATGGAAGGATAACCAGAGCAGATGCTGAAAGATTATTATCGAACAAACATGAAGGTGCCTTTCTGATCAGAATCAGTGAAAGCTCTCCTGGTGATTTCTCCTTATCTGTAAA atgCTCCGATGGTGTGCAGCACTTTAAAGTATTAAGAGATGCACAGGGCAAGTTCTTTTTATGGGTTGTCAAGTTTAATAGCCTCAATGAACTGGTAGAGTATCATCGCACGGCGTCTGTTTCTCGCTCGCAAGACGTTAAGCTGCGTGATATGATTCCAGAGGag tgtCACCGCGTAAAACGATTGTGTCATGGCTTTCAGTGTCTGGTGCAAGCGCTCTACGATTTCACGCCACAGGAGCCGGGCGAGCTAGAGTTCCGACGAGGGGATGTAATCACTGTCACAGACCGCACAGATCAACACTGGTGGCACGGAGAGATCGGTAATAGGCGGGGACTGTTTCCGTCTACCTATGTTACGCCATACCACTCCTAG
- the LOC126854829 gene encoding growth factor receptor-bound protein 2 isoform X2 encodes MEAIAKHDFTATAEDELSFRRSQVLKILNMEDDMNWYRAELDSREGLIPSNYIEMKSHDWYYGRITRADAERLLSNKHEGAFLIRISESSPGDFSLSVKCSDGVQHFKVLRDAQGKFFLWVVKFNSLNELVEYHRTASVSRSQDVKLRDMIPEECLVQALYDFTPQEPGELEFRRGDVITVTDRTDQHWWHGEIGNRRGLFPSTYVTPYHS; translated from the exons ATGGAGGCGATCGCGAAGCACGACTTCACGGCTACCGCCGAGGACGAGCTCAGCTTCCGCAGGAGTCAGGTCCTGAAG ATTCTGAACATGGAGGATGACATGAATTGGTATAGAGCTGAATTAGATTCTAGAGAAGGGCTTATACCAAGTAATTATATCGAGATGAAGAGCCATGA TTGGTATTATGGAAGGATAACCAGAGCAGATGCTGAAAGATTATTATCGAACAAACATGAAGGTGCCTTTCTGATCAGAATCAGTGAAAGCTCTCCTGGTGATTTCTCCTTATCTGTAAA atgCTCCGATGGTGTGCAGCACTTTAAAGTATTAAGAGATGCACAGGGCAAGTTCTTTTTATGGGTTGTCAAGTTTAATAGCCTCAATGAACTGGTAGAGTATCATCGCACGGCGTCTGTTTCTCGCTCGCAAGACGTTAAGCTGCGTGATATGATTCCAGAGGag TGTCTGGTGCAAGCGCTCTACGATTTCACGCCACAGGAGCCGGGCGAGCTAGAGTTCCGACGAGGGGATGTAATCACTGTCACAGACCGCACAGATCAACACTGGTGGCACGGAGAGATCGGTAATAGGCGGGGACTGTTTCCGTCTACCTATGTTACGCCATACCACTCCTAG